The nucleotide sequence GCGGCCCTTTCGCTGTACTGCGGTGGCGGGACTCAGTTGGTCTTGGCCACGCGCAGCACCTTCGGGGTGACGAAGACCAGCAGTTCGGCCTTGTCCTTGTTGCGGCTGCGCTTCTTGAACAGGTTGCCGAGGAACGGCACGTCGCCCAGGAACGGCACCTTGTTGACGCTGTTGCGGTCGGTGAACTCGTACACGCCACCGATCACGACGGTCTGGCCATCGTCGACCAGCACCGCGGTGTTCACTTCGCGGCGGTTGATCGTCGGCACCTGGCCGTAGCCTTCCAGCACGATGTAGCTTTCGACTTCATCCTTCTTGACCGACATGTTCAGGAACACGCGATTGTCGTTGGTGATGGTCGGGGTGACCTTCAGTTCCAGCAGCACTTCCTTGAACTGCACGTTCGGGGTCGCCGCCTGGCCACCGGTGCCGCCGGTGATGGTGACGTAGCCGATTTCCTTACCCTGCTTGATCACCGCTTCGCGCTGGTTGGTGGTGACCACGCGCGGGTTGGAGATCACTTCACCACGCGATTCCTGCTGCATGGCCGACAGCTCCACGTCCAGCAGGTAGCCGGCGTTGAGGATCGACAGTGCCAGCGAACCCGGGTTGAGGGTGCTTGCGACCGGCAGGTTCCAGTTCAGGCCACCGGTGTTGATGGTGCGCGGCGGACGCACCGGCACGGGACCGGTACCGCCACCTGCAGCCCACTCGTTCAGCGCTTCCTGGTACTCGGTGGCGTTTTCGCCGTCGCTGGTGATGTTGCTGTGGTTGGTGGTGGTGTTGCCACTGAAGTACACGTTGTCGCGGCTGCCGGTGATGCCGAACTTGGCACCCAGTTCACGCGCGAAGGTGTCGGTGGCGATCACGATGCGGCTTTCGATCAGCACCTGGTCGACCGGGCGGTCAATCACGCTGATCAGCTCGCGCATGCGCGCAACCTTCTTGGGGATGTCGCTGATCATCAGCGTATTGGTGCGCTCGTCGGCCACCAGGCGACCGCGCGAAGACAGGAAACCGCTGTCTTCCTGCGACGAGCCGCCGCTACCGCCACCACCACCGCCACCGCTGCTGCCGCCGATGCCCTTGGCCTCGGTCAGCGCTTTGAAGATCTGCGCGGCGTTGTGATAGTTGATCTGGACGTACTCGGTAACCAGGTCCACGCGCTGGTCGATCGCGATGCGCGCGTCTTCCTTGTCTTGCTCGAACTTGGCCAGCTCCGGCTGCGGTGCGACCCAGATCACGCCGCCTTCGCGACGCTTGTCCAGGCCCTTGGCACGCAGCACGATGTCCAGTGCCTGGTCCCACGGCACGTTGACCAGGCGCAGGGTGACGTTGCCCGCGACGCTGTCGGAGGCCACGATGTTCAGGTTGGACTCTTCGGCGATCAACTGCAGCACGGTGCGCACCGGCACGTCCTGGAAGTTGAAGGTCACCGGCTTGCCGCTGTAGCCGCGCTGGGCAACCGCCGCAGCCGCCTGGGTCACCGTGGTCGCGTTGATCGCACCGGTGGCAGGAGCGCTCTTGCGCGGGCTGATCTCGACCACGTACTCGTTGCCGGTCTGGTAGGCCAGCGACTCGAACGCGGTGCTGGTGTTGAGCACCAGCTGGGTACCGCCGCCATACGGCTTCGGGTCGATGCGCTGCACCGGGGTGGCGAAATCGACGACGTTGATCGACTTCTGCAGGGTGTCCGGCAGGGTCGCGTTGCCGATGTCGACCACGACGCTGTTGCCCTGGGTGCGAAGGTCCGGGTTGGCGCCGGCACCGTCGAACTGCAGGATGAGGCGGCCGCTGCCGTCTTCACCGCGCTTGAAGTCGATCTTGGACACCGCCAGCGAAGCCGGTGCGGCGGCCGGCGTGGCGCCGGCCCCCTGGGTGGTTGCCGCTGCGGCCGGCGTGGCCGCCAACAGCGTGCCATTGGCCACCATGAGCGCGACTCCCAGCGCGCACAGGTGGATCAGCTTCGGGCGCCGGACGGAGCGCTGCAGCATGGCGTTGGAAAAGGTCATCGTGCTATCCCCATAATCATTCATTGATCTTCAAGCGCGATCGATGCAGGCCGTTCCAGCCAGCCGCCCGCGCCATCCGGCACCAGTTCAATCAGTTCGATCCGGTCTTCGAAGACCCCGGTCACGCGACCATCGCTCTGCCCCATGTAGACCCCCGGACGCACCCGATAGGTGACCTTGTCCGGTGCCATCACCAGCGCGACCAGTCCGCCACCGTTGCCGATCGAACCGACCATGTCCAAGGCATCCAGCGGGAAGGCTTCCAGCGGCTCCTTGCGGCGGTTCGGATCCGGGCGCAGGCCCGAACCACCGGCCTGGGGGTTGGCCCAGGCGTCGGTGAACGGGTCACGCATGCCCTGCGCGGAGTATTCGAAGGTCTCGAACTGCTGCATGACCGGCAGCGGTTCGAGCGGCGGTGCCGGGCGTGCGCGCACGTCGGCGGTCCACTTCTCCAGGTTCGGCGCGTCGCCGGGGGTGCTGGAGATGCTGCGCGCGCAGCCCGCCAGCAGCACCAGCATCAGCAGTCCACAGATGCGTGCGGTGTAGGCAAGGTTCATGGCTTGCCTCCGTTCGCAGCAGCGGTCTGGGCGGCAGCTTTTTCCTGCGCTTCCATTTCCACGTCGTCCAGGTACCGGTAGGTCTTGACCGTACCGGACAGCTCCAGCGCGCCACTGCGTGCGGTGATGCCGGTCTTGGGGTCCTTGGGCTTGAGGTTGATGTCGTGCATGGTCAGGATGACCACGCGCGGCAGCGAGGCCACGCCGCTGACGAAGGCGCCGAACTGGTGGTAACTGCCCACCATGCGCAGGGCGATCGGCTTTTCGGCGTAGAACTCCTTGGGCACTTCCTCACCGGGCTGGAACAGCTCGTTGACCAGGCCGCTGGACAATGCGGTCTGCGAGATGTCGATGATCAGGTCCGGCATTTCGGTCTTGCTGGGCAGCTGGCGCAGCATCTGCTGCAGCACCTGCTCCATCTGGGCCAGCTGCTGTTTCAGCGGCTCCAGGTTGACCGCGCGGCCCTGTTCCTTCTCGAAGTCCGCGCGCAGGCCGACTTCGGTGCGTTCCAGGGTTTCAAGCTCTTCGCGCTTGCCGCTGATGAGGACGAACCAGGCCAGGACGATGATCAGCAGCGACAGCAGCGCGCAGAAGACGATCTTGGCCTGCTGCGGCCAGCTGCCGATGTTGTTGAAGTCCAGGTCCTTCATGTTGACTTTCTTGCTCATGCGGCCCCCTTCTGCGGCGCGCTGGACGCCGCCGGTTGCGTTGCCGGGGCAGGAACGATGCGGCTGCCAGCGGGTGCCGGTGCGGCCGGAGCCGGAGCCGGAGCCGGAGCCTGCGCCGGTGCATCAGCAGGTGCCGGAGCGGTGCCCGGCGCCGGGGCCAGCGGTGCCACGGCCGGGGCGGTGGCCGGGGCGGCATTCGGATCGGCACCC is from Stenotrophomonas bentonitica and encodes:
- a CDS encoding type IV pilus secretin PilQ, with product MTFSNAMLQRSVRRPKLIHLCALGVALMVANGTLLAATPAAAATTQGAGATPAAAPASLAVSKIDFKRGEDGSGRLILQFDGAGANPDLRTQGNSVVVDIGNATLPDTLQKSINVVDFATPVQRIDPKPYGGGTQLVLNTSTAFESLAYQTGNEYVVEISPRKSAPATGAINATTVTQAAAAVAQRGYSGKPVTFNFQDVPVRTVLQLIAEESNLNIVASDSVAGNVTLRLVNVPWDQALDIVLRAKGLDKRREGGVIWVAPQPELAKFEQDKEDARIAIDQRVDLVTEYVQINYHNAAQIFKALTEAKGIGGSSGGGGGGGSGGSSQEDSGFLSSRGRLVADERTNTLMISDIPKKVARMRELISVIDRPVDQVLIESRIVIATDTFARELGAKFGITGSRDNVYFSGNTTTNHSNITSDGENATEYQEALNEWAAGGGTGPVPVRPPRTINTGGLNWNLPVASTLNPGSLALSILNAGYLLDVELSAMQQESRGEVISNPRVVTTNQREAVIKQGKEIGYVTITGGTGGQAATPNVQFKEVLLELKVTPTITNDNRVFLNMSVKKDEVESYIVLEGYGQVPTINRREVNTAVLVDDGQTVVIGGVYEFTDRNSVNKVPFLGDVPFLGNLFKKRSRNKDKAELLVFVTPKVLRVAKTN
- a CDS encoding pilus assembly protein PilP, translated to MLVLLAGCARSISSTPGDAPNLEKWTADVRARPAPPLEPLPVMQQFETFEYSAQGMRDPFTDAWANPQAGGSGLRPDPNRRKEPLEAFPLDALDMVGSIGNGGGLVALVMAPDKVTYRVRPGVYMGQSDGRVTGVFEDRIELIELVPDGAGGWLERPASIALEDQ
- a CDS encoding type 4a pilus biogenesis protein PilO, whose product is MSKKVNMKDLDFNNIGSWPQQAKIVFCALLSLLIIVLAWFVLISGKREELETLERTEVGLRADFEKEQGRAVNLEPLKQQLAQMEQVLQQMLRQLPSKTEMPDLIIDISQTALSSGLVNELFQPGEEVPKEFYAEKPIALRMVGSYHQFGAFVSGVASLPRVVILTMHDINLKPKDPKTGITARSGALELSGTVKTYRYLDDVEMEAQEKAAAQTAAANGGKP